The following is a genomic window from Meriones unguiculatus strain TT.TT164.6M chromosome 7, Bangor_MerUng_6.1, whole genome shotgun sequence.
GACTTGAGCACACACAAAGACTTTCCAGAATTTTTAATAGTTAAATGCAGGACTGGTTCATTTCAGCTCCTTCACTGCCAAAcctggggaaagagagagagagagagagatggttgaCATAAATTCACCTCAGAGATACCCCACTGCATTTCATGGGCTCCTCTTTCCACAAACTCAGGATTATCATGGAGTAGGGTCTTAAGAGGATTAAATGAACTATAACTTGCTTGGGGCCAAGGAAGCTATTTCTGGGATCAGACAGAACCTGAGAATCACAACCATGCCTTGATACCATCCACAGCAAAGACTAACACCTCTACCACAAAGCGGCTCTCCCAATCCTGGGGGTGACCCGACCCCACCACTATCTCAGCCTTACTTACCAGGGGGTAGGGACTGCTTCAgcttctctgccttctccttgTCTGTGATAACCAGGGTGTAAAGGTACCTGCTGCAGCGAACCTTGAACTTCACATTATCCTTGTTCTTCTTGATCTTCACAGCTGCCAAGGAGACCAGAATTAGGATGAAGCTCCCTGAGAACTGGTGCAGAACCACACAGGTCATGGGTCTTACACTCTTGCAAGTGGCAAGAAACAAATGGGCGCAACTGTCACCACCAGAGCAGAGGAAGCTCCTACCTCCTCATACTTCCCCTGCTCTCAAATGCTCAACATGCTGGAAAGCTACATTTTCTTATTACACTTCATGGGTCTTGGGCTTACCCAATCCatttgcatgtgcacacaaaatCCATACCTGGCACACTAAACACAGCACCACAGAACATTCTAGAACGACCCATGACAATCTTTTTAAGGGACAGTCTGTAAAGTAAGGAAACGAGTTATCTGCTAGGACTAATAACATTCCACTTCTGGAAACCCACTCTGACACCAGACTTGCAGTTTCAGGATGCTCTATTTCCAGTGCGCAGGGAAGCTCCCCCTAAATTTTTGTGGAACTtgggtcttaaaaaaaaaaaaaattcactgctACAGACAGTTTTGAGAGCCTAAGGATGCTGGAAAGCAAACTCTGCAAGCATCAAGAGCCCCTAACTCTCAAGACAACAGTCTCCTGGTTCTTACTGCATTAATTTTATCTTGTGACTCCAGCTCAGGGAGGTGCCAGGTGTACCTCCAATCAACTGGACTGGATCTGGTTCTGTTCCAATGTGGACACATTTCACCTACAGCAAAGCTATACAGCAGCTGGACAGTCAGCTACGTCCTACTGAACGAGCCAGCACTGAGTACTTGATAAATCTCTTGCTCCAACTTCCTTGCAAACCTTTCAGACACTAACAACTTGTAAGCAGTGAAATGCCTAATGCTTCAAAGACTCAAACCTAACCAGGGACATTCACTTGGCCCCTAACCTCGTGGAAACAGAACATGCACTCTCAACTTCACCTCTGTCTGCGACAGGGCAACTTCACAGGAAGCCCTGGGACCCAGAGCCCGCTCAAGGCACTGGCCACTCTGGCTTCTACCTTACCAAATTCAGATATCTGGACTGTAGCTACAACACTCCTGAAAATTAAGTCAAACCTTTTTTCTATTCTCTAGAGATGAGTCAGTTCTTGAGACATGTATCCAGGCAGTACCTAAATTCACCGTGTGGTTGAGAGGACTTTTTGCCTCTAACCAAAACCGCTGGAGTTATAGTGGCACTCCACCTTATCCAGTTCAGCCAGCGCTGAGAAATGACCTCTGAGCCTCAGGTCCTAGGTAGGCGCTCTCATCCTCCCAGCATCACTCCAAGGACAGCCAGCCTTGTGTGATGCAGCAGTCCCACTTCTGGATAAATACCCAAGATgaagaaataaatgcaaaagcAGGCATTTATGTGCAAGCAGCCCAGTGTCCAGGTCAATGTGGTGCCCACACACAGTGGAAATGCTGACCAGGGCATCCTGaagcatgcctgtaataccagtacttgggagacagaggcagttcaaggtcaaaaaagaaaagccaatgcAATAGCTGAGTGGACAAAGGTACTGTTTGCCAAACCCAATTCCTGGGAGTTTGGTTCTTGAGATCTTCCATACagaagaaccaactcctgcaagctgctctctgacccccacattagcacacatacacagttaacaaaaatccaacacacacacacacacaaaacaaacagaaatggtGGCACAGGTCTGCAATCCTAACACCTGGGAGAAAGAAGAATCACTGAGTTCTAGatctgaggttagcctgggccTCAAAGTGAGTGCCAGGTCACTCAGGGTCCACAGCctgtttctaaaaataaaacccacCAGAAATCAGGTTACCAAACGATAAAGCACGCTGACCAGGTGTGTACTTGCTCACAATGCATAAGTGCCGACCTTAGTGTTTGTGACATGTTGGATTTCCAAGCTTTTAAACTGAAAGATCCCTTGGGAGACCCTATGGCATTCATTCCTCCAGCAAATATGCTTGACTTAATTTCTGAACCTGTTAAAGAACTTGATGGATCTGCTAAGATGTCCTTATCAATCTAGAGGCGCAACCTCAAACCCTGTCCCATGCTCATGCATGTTAAATAGGAGGCAAAGACACGTCACCCAGGCCAGAGCTGGGACATGGGAAGGCAGTGCCAAATGTTACAGCCTGGATGGGAAACACAAGCAGACACTTCTGAGCCCACCAGCAGGAGACATCCTTCCCACAGGTAGTGGCCAGTCCACACAGCACCAGATCAAAGGCAATTGCTTGTTTGACATGATCCTTGCAGTTGATTCAAAGGCTCTTCCTGTCCAACCTAACAAGACAGCCTATCGTGTCCTACTTCATTATCTGCTTCTTTAAAAGACACAtctgagaggaaagggaagacacACACAGGGCTATCACAGACTCCCCTTTTCCTGCTAAGTGAGATAACGTCATCCAAGGTCTTTCATTGGGCACATCCTCCCAAACATCCTTTAAATAGGGGACAATTCCCTCCCTGTGTATAAAAGGACAATACAAAACCAGCAGGAGCTGAAAAAACAACTTTGAACCTGCTTGCTTTATTCATCTATTTTGAGACAACCTAGCCAAGGAGAACCTTGAATTCCCTCATCCTTttactctgcctcccaaattgGGGGATTACCCTCTGTGCACCAGACCCTGCAGGGCAGAAAGGAAATGAACCTAGcaccttcctgaatgctgggcaAACAATTTACCAACATACTGACACCCCCGGCCTCTACTTTGGATTTGTGAGATATAGactcttgctatgtagaccaaagACGATTTTGGAtgcccagccctctcacctcggCGTCCTCAGATTAAGCAGGCATGGCCACCATACTGGCTCTACTTGGTTCACCATCACCCTTCTTCACTTGAAAACTGGCAGACTCAGATcgctgagttcgaggccagcctggtctacaagtaagtccaggacagccaaggcaacacacaGAAAacttatcttgaaaaacaaaaacaaccaactttttcttttttggaagacgagtctcactatgcagccctggctggtctctaactcacagagatcctcctgcctctatcacgcaaagcctggtaaggtacCAAACGATAAAGCGCGCTGACCAGGTGTGTACTTGCTCACAATGCCTAAGGGCCGACCTTAGTGTTTGTGATATGTTGGATTTCCAAGCTCTTAAACCGAAAGATCCCTCGGGAGACCCTATGGCATTCAGAAACTACTGTTCAGAGACGCCCAATCCCTCCGTCGGCCCGCCCCCGGGGGCTCCTCCCGAGCCTTCTGGAAGCGCCCACTCACATTTGGCATCCTTCCGCCGGGCTGTGAGCAGAAAGTCCTTTATTTCCTCAATTTTCCGAGGCTGcaaaacaggaggaagagggcATAAGCTCGGGGACACGTGCGTCCTGGGGGCGCTGGAGCCCGCCCGGATCCCCGGTCCCGGACTCACCATGGTGACGGGCTCGGCGCTGGCGACCGCACCTGTGGGAACAGTGAGTTAACCGGCCGTGATCCTGCCTCCCCACCTTGCCCCGCTGCACTCCCTTCGCCTCCCTCACACGCTCCCCTCAGACCCGTGCTCCTCAAACCCTACACGGCTGCGGATTGCCACGGATTTAACTCCCTTCCCCTCCTGCCCGAAACACTCACAGCGGTAAGAACCGAAGAGAACGGAAAAAGAACGAGGCTTCCGCTTCCGAGCAGTTAAACCCGCCCAACAGAGGAAGTTCAGTACGGTGTCTGCCAAGGGCCAAGACCCTTCAGGCGTTCATACTTgccatctcagcagccctgccctcttctggttcagATTAGTAGCGCACCTTTTCAAAGTGAAGGATAGTCGGGCTGCCAACCCTTCCCTCATGCTCTCCCTACTCCCATTATCCCCTCTTCCGGTCACCCaccttgaagaaaacaaaacatttggttttttttacattttattttatgtgtattgcgGTTGCATGTATAGCTGGGCATCACGTGCGGGAACTGCAATTACAAACAGCTGGAAACTGccgtgtaggtgctaggaatccaaCCCAGCTGCTCTGggggagcagccagggctcttaggAGCGAACTCTCTCTCCAGGCCCAAAAgtggttgttttttttggggggggggggcgggagggttgttttgttgtgttttttgagacagggtcaggtAACCCACCTCCATGCTCATAACAGGCCTGGTAGAAATGAAGCTGTTCTAGAGAGACACTTGCGTGCCTCGCTTTTTCTGGAGGGGCAGGACTTCCGGGTAAGCGGAAGTGCCTTCCTTATTGCCTCTTGAGTCCCATAGCCCGAGTCAAGAATTGAGCCTCCCCTGGGGCAGATTCCTCAGCCTAGCTCTCACCGCACACCACTTCTTCAGCCGCGTAAGACAGTCAGCTTTGGCAGGCGGCGTTccctccctcccagctcccttCCTCACCAGGCACTAACTTCCTTAGCACCTAGTTAGCCTTGCTTCTCATATAATAATGGCTTGGAGGTTAGGCTCCAGGAAACTTTAgctattgattttatttctaaCTGCTTTTACTTTGTTTCAACCTCTCTACAAATGTCtccattttattatgtttctctccccccccccccaatttaaTAACTCACAACAGAATGTAATTGCCTTGTACTTGTTGAAGGGGGGCCCGGAGGAGGATGAGCGCCTGGCCAGGAGTTTTATTTGAGACCCacgcctctctctctccttcctccctccctccttttggATGAGGGAGTGTTGGTCGGGCTCCTGCCTCCCGGTGATACAGGGCAGAAAACCTAATTGTACAGGAGTCTTTTTAGAGAACAGAACTGTGTTTCGGCAACCGGAAACCTGTCTGCTGGTAACTGGAGAAGCCGAGTGGGCTTTGGGAGAGCCGTCTGGGGGTCGGCTCCTGGTCCTGACCCAGGGCATTTCCATAATTCACTGCCTAACTTTGCTGACAGCTTCTCCCTCGGGCAGATGCCTTACTGGTCTTTTCTGCCTCCCTACTCCTCAACTGTCCAAACCAAGGACCTCTTGACCATGCTGGGCTTCCGGTCTGCAGGGATTTCTTTGTGGTCCCCTCAGATATTACAGTGTCCCTTCGTCATCTGTTCCATCTTCTACTTGGGCAGATCTTCAGCTCTGATGTCCTTCTCTTGTCACGTTTGCTTAGGCCGTGGCAACGGTGGGGGTAAACTCAGggctttttgttggtttgttttgtttttaaagactgggtctctctgtgtTGAACTAGCTATCCTGAACTTCActatgcagagcaggctggccttgagctcacagagatctcctggTTATGCCTCCAGAGTGTTAGGATGAAAGGCTTGCATCACCacactctgtctttttttttttttttagaacaggatatcttgtagcccaggctggcctcactgtgtagcagaGGATGGCCTTCCACcactacttcctgagtgctggcatgtcagatgtgagccaccatgcctggtgctAATGGCTGAACCCTGGACTTCTATGTGCTGGGCAAGCAGTCTGCCAACTGAACTGTATCCTTAGTCCCTCGGCAGGGCTAAACTCTTCACGTATTTGTACTGACTTTGTTTGAGGGCAAGGACAGGGTAGAACTTTCTGTAGTTAGCTCTCTTGACTGTGAGGCTCATGTATACAGGAGGTGCTTAATGTTGACCTTGGAGGCTTCTCGAGCTGGATGTGACATCTGAAAGCACTCACTTTAGGAAGAGATAGAAAAAGGGAAGGGTACAGGGAATAAgacataaaaggaaggaaggggtaaAAGTAGAGATTCAGGTCAGGTACTCCAAGCAATCcctagcacacagtaggtgcaCAAAATCTGTGTTAGGTGAATGGCTGGTGACTCTGCTCCTTCCTGCCTCACCAATCACATGGTGACATGGGTAAGAGGAGAGGGTGCTTATCTCATTGGCATCTTTCCCAGAGAGACAGATGTTGGTCCACTTGAGTTGTGTGATTTAAGAGAGCGTAGATGCATAGCAGCAAACACAAAGGCAAATTTGTTCAAGGGCCAAGGTCTTCTCCAGCTCCCCAAGGGGAATGTATTACAAAATACACAGC
Proteins encoded in this region:
- the Rpl38 gene encoding large ribosomal subunit protein eL38, which encodes MPRKIEEIKDFLLTARRKDAKSVKIKKNKDNVKFKVRCSRYLYTLVITDKEKAEKLKQSLPPGLAVKELK